Proteins from a genomic interval of Blastocatellia bacterium:
- a CDS encoding pitrilysin family protein yields the protein MRKTLATLLVALTLCAGLPVSQAQSFRVSYTEFHLDNGLRVVMSVDTAAPVVAVAVYYDVGSRNEVRGRTGFAHLFEHMMFQGSQNVGKGEHFKYVESNGGYLNGSTHVDFTNYFEFLPSNQLELALWLESDRMRSLKITPANLQNQKEAVKEEKRLSYDNQAYAPALEQMDEMVFHNWANAHSTMGSMADLDAAGIGDVQQFFDTYYAPNNAVLAIAGDIDTAQTEALVRKYFAGIPRRAAPPPVNVSEPAGVVVHKKIVDDPQADTPAVALAWKTPDRREPDFYAIALLKAILFDGDSSRLYQALVKKAAAALEVRGTLEERRGPGQLAVFVVHKAEVKSDAVQAIIEAEISRIKRDGVSADELAKAKNQYRLGRFTCENPIECTGLQTALGRALELAESILFDGDPALINTELDRYYAVNAEQVRAAARRLFVESNQAVLFIRPAKPQ from the coding sequence ATGAGAAAAACACTCGCCACGCTGCTGGTCGCGCTCACCTTGTGCGCCGGCTTGCCCGTGTCGCAAGCGCAATCCTTCCGCGTCTCGTACACCGAGTTTCACCTCGACAACGGCCTGCGCGTCGTGATGTCCGTAGACACCGCCGCGCCGGTCGTCGCCGTCGCCGTCTATTACGATGTCGGCTCGCGCAACGAAGTCCGCGGCCGCACAGGCTTCGCTCACCTGTTCGAGCACATGATGTTTCAAGGCTCACAAAACGTCGGCAAGGGCGAGCATTTCAAGTACGTCGAAAGTAATGGCGGTTACCTGAACGGCTCGACGCACGTCGATTTCACCAACTACTTCGAGTTTCTGCCGTCGAATCAGCTTGAGTTGGCACTGTGGCTCGAAAGCGACCGCATGCGCTCGTTGAAGATCACGCCGGCCAATCTGCAAAATCAGAAAGAAGCGGTCAAGGAAGAGAAGCGCTTGAGTTACGACAACCAGGCGTATGCTCCGGCGCTTGAGCAGATGGACGAGATGGTCTTTCACAACTGGGCGAACGCGCATTCGACCATGGGCTCGATGGCTGACCTCGACGCCGCGGGCATCGGCGACGTGCAGCAGTTTTTCGACACCTACTACGCGCCGAACAATGCCGTGCTGGCCATCGCCGGCGACATTGACACGGCGCAGACCGAAGCCCTGGTGCGTAAATACTTCGCCGGCATCCCGCGCCGCGCCGCGCCACCGCCGGTTAACGTGTCCGAGCCTGCCGGCGTCGTCGTGCACAAAAAAATCGTTGATGATCCGCAGGCCGACACGCCTGCCGTGGCCCTTGCCTGGAAGACGCCCGACCGCCGCGAGCCGGACTTTTATGCAATCGCGCTGTTGAAAGCCATCCTCTTTGACGGCGACAGCTCGCGGCTTTATCAAGCGCTGGTCAAGAAAGCCGCCGCCGCGCTCGAAGTCCGCGGCACCCTCGAAGAGCGGCGCGGGCCGGGCCAGCTCGCCGTCTTCGTCGTTCACAAGGCCGAAGTCAAAAGCGATGCGGTGCAGGCCATCATCGAAGCCGAGATCAGCCGCATCAAGCGCGACGGCGTCTCGGCAGACGAGCTCGCCAAGGCCAAGAATCAATATCGCCTGGGCCGCTTCACCTGCGAAAACCCGATTGAATGCACCGGCCTGCAAACCGCGCTCGGTCGCGCCCTGGAGCTGGCCGAATCTATCCTGTTCGACGGCGACCCGGCGCTCATCAACACGGAGCTGGATCGCTATTACGCCGTCAATGCCGAGCAGGTGCGCGCCGCCGCGCGCCGTCTCTTTGTCGAATCGAATCAAGCCGTCCTCTTCATCCGTCCCGCGAAACCGCAATGA
- a CDS encoding pitrilysin family protein, with protein MNSLRKFLSLVIVLALGLASASAFAQDAATQSLRQRPPTPSPARPLRLPAARESRLDNGLTLLLIEDHRAPLVTLAAGVAQKIRWRNRIAEMTSEMTLVEATADLLTEGAGEPFARAVESLGAQVDSHAGADYAILTGVVIAENAERLLPLFAEALARPRFLADEVTLYKNSRIDKLDVERQEPDFLARENFNRLVYGAHPYAFSAPTPAAVRALSRPRIEQFYKAAYSPADTVVIIVGDFDAARMQVVAQATLGRWHIAGQAARRAPRPLGALQARQPVKVIAATKPAAARRIYLIDRPGSAQANFRIGNLAVGRGDKDYYALEVANAILGDGTGSRLFQNIREQQGFAYDVASALSAMKTGGAFFGFAQSRTEVTAAAIRAMLAEFERLRNAEVSAEDLENAKHYLEGLFSLSLATQNGIADELMTMKLIGLGKDYLNDYRARIEAVTAADVQRVARRYVRTDDATVVVVGDAARLRQELAALGAVVMVNAKSATRRHRDAATRRRP; from the coding sequence ATGAACAGTCTGCGTAAATTTTTATCACTCGTCATCGTGCTGGCGCTTGGGCTCGCTTCGGCGAGCGCCTTCGCGCAAGATGCCGCGACGCAAAGCCTGCGGCAGCGTCCGCCGACGCCCTCGCCTGCGCGTCCGCTGCGGCTGCCCGCCGCTCGCGAGAGCCGCCTCGATAACGGGCTGACGCTGTTGCTGATCGAAGATCACCGCGCGCCGCTCGTCACGCTGGCTGCCGGCGTCGCGCAAAAGATTCGCTGGCGTAACCGCATCGCTGAGATGACCAGCGAGATGACGCTCGTCGAAGCGACGGCGGATTTGTTGACGGAAGGCGCCGGCGAACCTTTTGCCCGCGCCGTCGAATCGCTCGGCGCGCAGGTGGATTCGCATGCCGGGGCCGATTACGCGATTCTGACCGGCGTGGTGATTGCCGAAAATGCCGAGCGCCTGCTGCCGCTGTTTGCCGAGGCGCTGGCGCGGCCCCGGTTTCTCGCCGACGAAGTCACGCTCTACAAGAACAGCCGCATCGATAAGCTCGACGTCGAGCGGCAGGAGCCGGACTTTCTGGCGCGCGAGAATTTCAACCGGCTCGTCTACGGCGCGCACCCTTACGCCTTCAGCGCGCCGACGCCCGCAGCGGTGCGCGCCCTGTCGCGCCCGCGCATCGAGCAGTTCTACAAGGCGGCTTACTCGCCCGCCGACACGGTCGTCATCATCGTCGGCGATTTCGACGCCGCTCGCATGCAGGTGGTGGCGCAGGCGACGCTGGGCCGCTGGCATATTGCCGGTCAAGCCGCTCGGCGCGCGCCGAGACCGCTCGGCGCGCTTCAAGCCCGCCAGCCAGTCAAGGTAATTGCCGCCACAAAACCCGCGGCGGCGCGGCGCATCTACCTGATTGACCGTCCGGGCTCGGCGCAGGCGAATTTTCGCATCGGCAATCTGGCCGTCGGGCGCGGCGACAAGGATTACTATGCGCTCGAAGTGGCGAATGCCATCCTCGGCGACGGCACAGGCTCGCGGCTCTTTCAAAACATTCGCGAGCAGCAGGGATTCGCTTACGACGTGGCGAGCGCCTTGAGCGCGATGAAGACCGGCGGCGCGTTTTTCGGCTTTGCGCAGTCGCGCACAGAAGTCACGGCGGCGGCCATCCGCGCCATGCTCGCGGAGTTCGAGCGGCTGAGAAACGCCGAGGTCTCAGCCGAAGATTTAGAGAACGCCAAGCATTACCTTGAAGGATTGTTTTCGCTGTCGCTGGCGACACAGAATGGCATCGCCGACGAGTTGATGACGATGAAGCTGATCGGGCTGGGCAAGGATTATCTGAACGATTATCGCGCGCGCATCGAAGCCGTCACCGCCGCTGACGTGCAGCGCGTCGCCCGCCGCTACGTCCGCACAGACGACGCGACGGTCGTGGTCGTCGGCGACGCGGCGCGGCTGCGCCAGGAGCTGGCGGCGCTCGGCGCCGTCGTGATGGTTAACGCCAAAAGCGCGACGCGGAGACACCGTGACGCGGCGACGCGGCGACGACCATAA
- a CDS encoding LysM peptidoglycan-binding domain-containing protein, with translation MGLFDQMFGKGAKEDDASVQRFNELQQKYQTALAVIDQQHVQLQNLHVQDNKLYLRGTAPSQDVINKVWDQVKLVNPALDDITLELTVSQPQAQQAVANAPSQSAQAGSQSYTVKAGDTLSKISRQFYGDANEYMRIFYANRDKLNDPNKIQVGQQLVIPPDTDA, from the coding sequence ATGGGATTGTTTGATCAGATGTTCGGAAAGGGTGCGAAGGAAGACGACGCATCCGTCCAGCGATTCAACGAGCTGCAACAAAAGTACCAGACGGCGCTTGCGGTCATCGACCAGCAGCACGTGCAGTTGCAGAACCTTCATGTCCAGGACAATAAACTTTATCTGCGCGGCACGGCGCCCTCACAGGATGTGATTAACAAGGTGTGGGATCAAGTCAAGCTGGTCAATCCGGCGCTTGACGACATCACGCTGGAACTCACGGTCAGCCAGCCGCAAGCACAGCAAGCGGTGGCGAATGCGCCTTCGCAGTCGGCGCAGGCTGGCTCACAATCCTATACGGTAAAGGCTGGAGATACGCTGTCAAAGATCAGCCGCCAGTTCTACGGCGACGCCAACGAGTACATGCGCATCTTCTACGCCAACCGTGACAAATTGAACGATCCGAACAAGATTCAGGTCGGCCAGCAACTGGTCATCCCGCCGGACACCGACGCCTAG
- a CDS encoding D-TA family PLP-dependent enzyme, translated as MIAGFDGEAYRIHEASEVMTPALAIYPELVDANIQTTLRLVGGDANRLRPHVKTAKLLSVMRQWAARGVSHFKCSTSLELLTVCEAGAADVLLAYPAVGANARRVRELAEQFPAARISALVESAAQIDAWRGSPVSLFIDVNPGMDRTGVEQEALGEIIRLAEAIQASGQAFRGLHYYDGHLAKYEMAEREGLAHRGYDRLMEIIAALTQAGLKVKEVVTAGTPAFPCTLSYSAFNGATFTHRASPGTVVYCDCTSLSQLPAEYGYRPAAVVISTVVSQPAGRRVTCDAGHKTVSADAGTPTCRVLGREELLPAKPSEEHLPIDVADGASLPEIGETLYLMPMHICPTVNNFDHALIVRGGRVVAVERVTARGRELPLRREAR; from the coding sequence ATGATTGCAGGCTTCGACGGTGAAGCGTACCGCATCCACGAAGCCAGCGAGGTGATGACGCCGGCGCTGGCCATCTACCCTGAGCTGGTGGACGCCAACATTCAGACGACGCTGCGACTGGTCGGCGGCGATGCGAATCGCTTGCGGCCTCACGTCAAGACGGCGAAGCTGCTATCGGTGATGCGGCAATGGGCGGCGCGCGGCGTCTCGCACTTCAAATGCTCCACCTCGCTTGAGCTGTTGACGGTCTGCGAGGCCGGGGCCGCTGACGTGCTATTGGCATACCCGGCGGTCGGGGCCAATGCGCGGCGCGTTCGCGAGCTGGCCGAGCAATTCCCTGCCGCGCGCATCTCGGCGCTGGTTGAATCCGCCGCGCAGATTGACGCCTGGCGCGGCAGCCCGGTCAGCCTGTTCATCGATGTCAATCCCGGCATGGATCGCACGGGCGTCGAGCAAGAGGCGCTCGGCGAGATCATCCGCCTCGCCGAAGCCATTCAGGCCAGCGGTCAGGCGTTTCGTGGCTTGCATTACTATGACGGACACCTGGCGAAATACGAGATGGCCGAGCGTGAAGGGCTCGCGCATCGCGGTTACGACCGACTGATGGAGATCATCGCGGCGCTGACGCAGGCGGGCCTCAAGGTCAAGGAAGTCGTCACTGCCGGGACGCCGGCCTTTCCCTGCACGCTCTCTTATTCGGCTTTTAATGGAGCAACGTTTACGCACCGCGCATCGCCGGGGACGGTGGTCTATTGTGACTGCACAAGCCTGAGCCAGTTGCCCGCTGAGTACGGCTACCGCCCGGCGGCGGTCGTCATTTCGACGGTCGTTTCACAACCGGCGGGGCGGCGCGTCACCTGTGATGCGGGCCACAAAACGGTTTCCGCCGATGCCGGCACGCCGACCTGCCGCGTGCTTGGCCGCGAAGAACTCCTGCCGGCCAAACCGAGCGAAGAACATTTACCCATCGATGTCGCTGACGGTGCGAGCCTGCCTGAGATTGGCGAGACGCTTTACCTCATGCCCATGCACATCTGCCCGACGGTGAATAATTTTGATCACGCGTTGATTGTGCGAGGCGGGCGCGTCGTCGCCGTCGAGCGCGTCACCGCCCGTGGCCGCGAACTGCCCCTCCGCCGCGAAGCGCGCTGA
- the xerC gene encoding tyrosine recombinase XerC, which yields MQEYISRFGDHLKYERNVSEHTLRNYMSDLEQFLDFICPVDASGSRREVDVKQIDHITIREYLSRLYQEKRKKTSIARKLATLRTFFKFLCREQVLEMNPAKLVSSPRLEKKLPKVMQVEEVIRFIETPDTDTVLGKRDRAILEMLYATGCRVAELAGMNLDDVDFRNETVRLRGKRRKERIVPFGSKAKEALQIYLGVRGELLIEATESERDVLALFLNYQGTRITTRSVARMLDKYVKECALAHGVSPHALRHSFATHLLSAGADLRSIQELLGHARLSTTQIYTQVSVEQLMQVYDKAHPKA from the coding sequence ATGCAAGAGTACATTTCTCGTTTCGGCGATCATTTGAAGTATGAGCGCAACGTCAGCGAGCACACGCTGCGCAATTACATGAGCGACCTCGAACAGTTCCTCGATTTCATCTGCCCTGTAGACGCATCGGGCAGCCGCCGCGAGGTCGACGTCAAGCAGATCGATCACATCACCATCCGCGAATACCTCTCGCGGCTTTACCAGGAGAAGCGCAAGAAGACTTCTATCGCCAGGAAGCTGGCGACGCTGCGGACGTTCTTCAAGTTTCTCTGCCGCGAGCAGGTCTTAGAGATGAACCCGGCGAAGCTGGTTTCGAGCCCGCGGCTCGAAAAGAAGCTGCCGAAGGTGATGCAGGTCGAAGAGGTCATCCGCTTCATCGAAACGCCCGACACCGACACGGTCCTGGGCAAACGCGACCGCGCCATCCTGGAGATGCTCTATGCGACCGGCTGCCGCGTCGCCGAGCTGGCGGGGATGAATCTCGACGATGTCGATTTCAGGAACGAGACGGTGCGGCTGCGCGGCAAGCGGCGCAAAGAGCGCATCGTGCCGTTCGGCTCGAAAGCCAAAGAGGCGTTGCAAATTTACCTCGGCGTGCGCGGCGAATTGCTCATCGAAGCGACAGAGTCTGAGCGCGACGTGCTGGCGCTCTTCTTGAATTACCAGGGCACGCGCATCACGACGCGCTCGGTGGCGCGCATGCTCGACAAGTACGTCAAGGAATGCGCGCTGGCGCACGGCGTCAGTCCGCACGCGCTGCGTCACTCGTTTGCGACGCACCTGCTGTCGGCGGGCGCCGACCTGCGCTCGATTCAAGAGCTGTTGGGTCACGCGCGATTGTCGACAACGCAAATCTACACGCAGGTTTCCGTCGAGCAACTGATGCAGGTCTACGACAAGGCCCACCCGAAGGCGTGA
- a CDS encoding PQQ-binding-like beta-propeller repeat protein, giving the protein MALVSRTTGQSASQTVAWVNRINCTANSGSLEKTGGRDDTADAAARSQQTIAAGDAYYEFTPAQTNRLLFTGLTHAAIGTDFAEIDFAFKITDYNVAEVRENNVYKWEVRYNTGDIFRIADENGVVKYYQNGSLIYVSQKRPTYPLIADTVFVAMNGRIDNATIGALSINAAAEWPMYQRDAAHTGYAVASNISASNIANLRQAWGYQTGGIVTGTPVVAGGMVYVGSWDGRMYALREADGQVVWSLQTGQVTSNCDLTYGIDSTAAIVDGRLYFGAANCSLYAVNAGNGSVIWRTQLADASRGWHLWSSPLVFDGKIYVGLASHCDAPCVRGTVLCLSATDGTELWRTYTAPEGSTGAGVWSSFAADPQRRLVFVASGNFCEGTDTYGDSILAFNADNGTIAWQFKNTARNRDIENLDFGASPVLFDVSGQPALAIGSKDGYCYAVRRDTGELLWSTRVTDASGDTGIIASAAAANGKIFFGARIADGTGKIVALEQRLGQIVWEQPQAKPVTGAVAVANGLVFSGGADGLLRAYDAESGATVWSAQRGAMWGGVSVTADRVFVGSNDRSVYSFQLNAITPQPRATIAVTSPASGDLWRKNQNYNVTWSITGSISRVDISISRDGGATWTPLATSVDASAGSFNVTARKPKSRDVVVRIADSSDSSVFGLSGTLRIK; this is encoded by the coding sequence GTGGCTCTCGTGTCCCGCACCACGGGGCAATCCGCGTCGCAAACGGTCGCCTGGGTCAACCGGATTAACTGCACGGCGAACAGCGGCAGCCTGGAAAAGACCGGCGGGCGCGATGACACCGCCGACGCGGCGGCGCGCTCACAACAGACGATTGCCGCCGGCGACGCCTATTACGAATTCACCCCGGCGCAGACCAACCGCCTGCTCTTCACCGGCCTGACCCACGCCGCTATCGGCACGGACTTCGCGGAGATCGATTTCGCTTTCAAGATCACCGACTATAACGTCGCAGAGGTGCGCGAGAATAACGTCTACAAGTGGGAAGTGCGCTATAACACCGGCGACATTTTCCGCATCGCCGACGAGAACGGCGTCGTTAAGTATTATCAGAATGGCAGTCTGATCTACGTCAGCCAGAAACGGCCCACCTATCCGCTGATTGCCGACACCGTCTTTGTCGCCATGAATGGGCGGATCGATAATGCGACCATCGGCGCGCTTTCAATCAACGCCGCCGCCGAGTGGCCGATGTACCAGCGCGACGCGGCGCACACAGGCTATGCGGTTGCCTCGAACATCAGCGCCTCGAACATTGCGAACCTCAGGCAGGCATGGGGCTATCAGACCGGCGGCATCGTCACCGGCACGCCAGTGGTAGCGGGCGGCATGGTCTACGTCGGCTCATGGGATGGGCGAATGTACGCGCTGCGCGAAGCCGACGGCCAGGTGGTCTGGAGCCTTCAGACCGGTCAGGTGACCAGCAACTGTGATCTGACCTATGGCATAGATAGCACTGCCGCGATTGTAGATGGCCGCCTCTATTTCGGCGCTGCCAACTGCTCGCTCTACGCGGTCAACGCCGGCAACGGAAGTGTGATCTGGCGCACACAACTGGCCGACGCCTCAAGAGGCTGGCACCTGTGGTCATCGCCGCTGGTCTTCGACGGCAAGATTTATGTCGGCCTGGCCTCGCACTGTGACGCGCCGTGCGTGCGCGGCACCGTCCTGTGCCTGAGCGCCACGGACGGCACGGAGTTGTGGCGCACCTATACCGCGCCCGAAGGCAGCACCGGCGCGGGCGTCTGGTCATCGTTTGCCGCCGACCCGCAGCGCCGCCTGGTCTTCGTCGCGTCGGGCAATTTCTGCGAAGGCACGGACACCTATGGCGATTCGATTCTCGCCTTCAACGCCGACAACGGCACGATTGCCTGGCAGTTCAAAAACACGGCGCGCAATCGCGACATCGAAAACCTCGACTTCGGCGCTTCGCCCGTCTTGTTTGATGTGTCGGGACAGCCGGCGCTGGCGATTGGCTCGAAAGACGGCTACTGCTATGCGGTGCGGCGCGACACGGGTGAGCTGCTCTGGTCAACGCGCGTAACCGACGCTTCAGGCGATACCGGCATCATCGCCTCGGCGGCGGCGGCCAATGGCAAGATTTTCTTCGGCGCGCGCATCGCTGACGGCACCGGCAAAATCGTGGCGCTCGAACAGCGCCTCGGCCAGATCGTTTGGGAACAGCCGCAGGCCAAACCGGTCACCGGCGCGGTGGCGGTCGCCAACGGCCTGGTCTTCAGCGGCGGCGCGGACGGGTTGTTGCGGGCTTATGATGCAGAGAGCGGCGCGACTGTCTGGAGCGCGCAGCGCGGCGCGATGTGGGGCGGAGTTTCCGTGACCGCGGATCGTGTCTTCGTCGGCTCGAACGACCGCTCGGTTTATTCTTTCCAGTTGAACGCCATCACACCGCAGCCGCGCGCGACAATTGCCGTGACTTCGCCGGCGAGCGGCGACCTCTGGCGCAAGAACCAGAACTATAATGTCACCTGGTCAATCACCGGCAGCATCAGCCGCGTTGACATCAGTATCTCGCGCGATGGCGGCGCCACCTGGACGCCGCTGGCGACGAGCGTTGATGCCAGCGCCGGCAGCTTCAACGTGACCGCCCGCAAGCCCAAGTCACGCGATGTCGTCGTGCGCATCGCCGATTCAAGCGACTCCAGCGTCTTCGGCCTGTCGGGCACGCTCAGAATCAAATAG
- a CDS encoding sigma-70 family RNA polymerase sigma factor has protein sequence MPTRSPAEITQLLADWRNGDRGALDRLTPLVYDELRRLANGYLRGERRNHTLQGTALVNEAYIRLLGHGNQDWQNRAHFFGVAARLMREILVDHARRHNAAKRGSGQTPVSLSEAAIFSVERAAELVALDDALQRLAELDPERSRSVELRYFGGLSIEEIGEVEHVSVATVRRRLRMAEAWLHREMNQT, from the coding sequence ATGCCCACACGGTCGCCGGCTGAAATCACCCAACTGCTCGCCGACTGGCGCAACGGCGACCGCGGCGCGCTCGACCGCCTGACGCCGCTCGTCTATGACGAGCTCAGGCGGCTGGCGAACGGTTACTTGCGCGGCGAGCGCCGCAATCACACGCTACAGGGGACGGCGCTGGTCAACGAAGCCTACATACGGCTGCTCGGTCATGGGAATCAGGACTGGCAGAACCGCGCGCATTTCTTCGGCGTCGCAGCGCGCTTGATGCGCGAAATCCTGGTTGACCACGCGCGCCGTCACAACGCGGCCAAGCGCGGCAGCGGCCAGACGCCTGTGTCGCTCAGCGAGGCGGCCATCTTTTCGGTCGAGCGCGCCGCGGAGCTGGTCGCCCTTGATGATGCTTTGCAGCGGCTTGCCGAGCTTGACCCGGAGCGCAGCCGCAGCGTCGAGCTGCGCTACTTCGGCGGCTTGAGCATCGAAGAGATAGGCGAAGTCGAACATGTCTCTGTGGCCACGGTGCGCCGCCGACTGCGCATGGCTGAAGCCTGGCTGCACCGCGAGATGAATCAAACGTAA
- a CDS encoding serine/threonine-protein kinase, producing MMTPEKWKQVETLFEAALEREPEARAAFLDDACGDDAALRREVESLLAHQQPTGQFISTLVHDAVKLFPPPPVTGEARFIPGTVLATRYRIIGLLGRGGMGEVYRADDLKLGQPVALKFLPESVARDAAMLERFHREVRIARQISHPNVCRVFDIGEVGGHHFLSMEYIDGEDLSSLLRRIGRLPADKATEIARQLCAGLQAAHDEGVLHRDLKPANVMIDGRGKARITDFGLAGLADDFHGNEVRAGTPAYMAPEQLAGREVTRRSDLYALGLVLYEIFTGKKAFEATTVEELMRQQQSGSPPSISDYVKDVDPLVERVIRRCLERDPLSRPTSVTQVAVALPGSDPLAAALAAGETPSPEMVAAAPREGALRPTVAIICLTLFALELAAAIWLSSKIALHNRVPLEKSPEVLADRARGIVGKLAYDGAPADMAYGMGDDLIAYHYATQSPALGFADKLESGQPAVYYFWYRQSPRPLEALGDNGVGPADPPLEVAGMVNIILDTRGRLLEFHAAPPQLEPYAPRNAAPDWGGLLADAGLDPARLTATDSEWTPLVFADTRMAWAGTFAERPELPIRVEAAAHRGRLVYFQVIFPWTTATRQEEVTSQASRRAAGVIMSAVFFASLVAATLLARRNLRLGRGDRRGASKLALTVFATTLIGLLCGVHHIPTLGGELSLLAKAAGWSLLAAAFLWMIYMALEPYVRRRWPRLLISWSRLLAGDFRDPMVGRDVLVGSLLGLGHTLSIYSGMMMLKLMGLKGKPAPGADGAMLEGSRRLAMLLLSDSVLQWLLSGLGFLFLLLLLYILLRRQWLAIAVLWTLIATVNGLAFIAPSPLALWVVPPVIATLIVVAVARFGLLTTIAFQFFFNLSFHYVVTTNWSSWYAQGMYITLGLAVAVAVYSFYVALAGQPLFRTAVLQE from the coding sequence ATGATGACACCCGAAAAGTGGAAACAAGTTGAAACGCTCTTCGAAGCAGCGCTTGAGCGCGAGCCCGAAGCGCGCGCCGCTTTTCTCGATGACGCCTGCGGCGATGACGCGGCATTGCGCCGCGAAGTCGAATCGCTGCTCGCGCATCAGCAGCCGACCGGCCAGTTCATCTCGACGCTCGTGCATGACGCGGTCAAGCTCTTTCCGCCGCCACCCGTCACCGGCGAAGCGCGCTTCATCCCCGGCACGGTTCTGGCTACGCGTTATCGCATCATCGGGTTGCTCGGGCGCGGCGGCATGGGCGAAGTCTATCGCGCCGACGACCTGAAATTGGGCCAGCCGGTCGCCCTCAAGTTTTTGCCCGAAAGCGTCGCCAGAGATGCGGCCATGCTTGAACGCTTTCACCGCGAGGTGCGTATCGCGCGGCAGATTTCGCACCCGAACGTCTGTCGCGTCTTTGACATCGGCGAAGTCGGCGGCCATCACTTCCTGAGCATGGAATACATTGACGGCGAAGACCTGTCGTCGCTATTGCGCCGCATCGGGCGATTGCCCGCCGACAAAGCGACCGAGATCGCCCGCCAGCTCTGCGCAGGGCTCCAGGCGGCGCACGACGAAGGCGTGCTGCATCGCGATCTTAAACCGGCCAATGTCATGATCGATGGGCGCGGCAAGGCGCGCATCACCGACTTTGGCCTGGCCGGGCTGGCCGACGACTTTCACGGCAACGAAGTGCGCGCCGGCACACCCGCTTACATGGCTCCCGAACAGCTCGCCGGGCGCGAAGTCACCCGGCGCAGCGACCTCTACGCACTCGGCCTCGTGCTTTACGAAATCTTCACCGGCAAGAAAGCCTTTGAAGCGACGACCGTCGAAGAGCTGATGCGCCAGCAGCAGTCCGGCTCGCCGCCGAGCATCTCTGATTATGTGAAAGACGTGGACCCGCTGGTCGAGCGCGTCATCCGGCGCTGTCTGGAGCGCGACCCATTATCGCGCCCGACGTCGGTCACACAGGTCGCGGTGGCGTTGCCGGGCAGCGATCCGCTGGCGGCGGCGCTGGCGGCGGGCGAAACCCCTTCGCCGGAGATGGTCGCCGCCGCGCCTCGCGAAGGCGCATTGCGGCCCACCGTCGCGATCATCTGCCTGACGCTGTTTGCGCTTGAGCTGGCCGCCGCCATCTGGCTTTCGAGCAAGATCGCCCTGCACAACCGCGTGCCGCTCGAAAAGTCGCCCGAAGTGCTGGCCGACCGCGCTCGCGGCATCGTCGGCAAATTGGCATACGACGGCGCCCCCGCTGATATGGCTTACGGCATGGGCGACGACTTGATCGCCTACCACTATGCCACCCAGTCGCCGGCGCTCGGATTTGCCGACAAGCTCGAGAGCGGCCAGCCGGCAGTTTATTACTTCTGGTATCGGCAAAGCCCGCGCCCGCTCGAAGCGCTCGGCGATAACGGAGTCGGGCCGGCGGACCCGCCGCTTGAAGTCGCCGGCATGGTCAATATCATTCTCGATACACGCGGGCGGCTGCTCGAATTTCATGCCGCGCCGCCGCAGCTCGAACCCTACGCGCCGCGGAACGCCGCGCCCGACTGGGGCGGGCTGCTTGCTGACGCCGGGCTCGACCCTGCGCGGTTGACCGCGACCGATTCCGAGTGGACGCCGCTGGTGTTTGCTGATACGCGGATGGCCTGGGCGGGAACATTTGCTGAGCGCCCGGAGCTTCCCATCCGCGTCGAGGCGGCGGCTCATCGCGGGCGGCTGGTTTACTTCCAGGTGATCTTTCCGTGGACGACGGCGACGCGGCAAGAAGAGGTCACGTCTCAGGCCAGCCGCCGGGCTGCCGGCGTGATTATGTCGGCGGTCTTTTTCGCTTCGCTCGTCGCCGCCACCTTGCTGGCGCGGCGCAACCTGCGATTGGGGCGCGGCGACCGGCGCGGCGCGTCCAAGCTGGCGCTCACGGTTTTTGCGACCACCTTGATCGGCTTGCTTTGTGGCGTGCATCACATTCCGACGCTCGGCGGTGAGCTGAGCCTCTTAGCGAAAGCCGCCGGCTGGTCGCTGCTGGCGGCGGCCTTCTTATGGATGATCTATATGGCGCTTGAGCCTTACGTGCGGCGGCGCTGGCCGCGCCTGCTGATCTCCTGGAGCCGGCTGCTGGCGGGCGATTTCCGCGACCCGATGGTCGGGCGCGATGTGCTGGTCGGCAGCCTTCTGGGGCTCGGCCATACGCTGTCCATCTATTCGGGGATGATGATGCTCAAGCTGATGGGGCTGAAGGGAAAACCGGCGCCGGGGGCGGACGGGGCGATGCTCGAAGGGTCGCGCCGGCTGGCCATGCTGCTGCTGAGCGACAGCGTCTTGCAATGGCTGCTCAGCGGACTGGGATTCCTCTTTCTGCTCTTGTTGCTCTATATCCTGCTGCGTCGGCAATGGCTCGCCATCGCGGTATTATGGACGTTAATTGCTACGGTAAATGGCCTGGCATTTATCGCGCCCAGTCCGCTCGCCCTGTGGGTCGTGCCGCCGGTGATTGCGACGCTGATCGTCGTCGCGGTGGCGCGATTCGGGTTGCTGACGACCATCGCGTTTCAATTCTTCTTCAACCTGAGCTTTCATTACGTGGTCACGACAAACTGGTCGAGCTGGTATGCCCAGGGCATGTACATCACGCTGGGGCTGGCGGTGGCGGTGGCGGTTTACAGCTTCTATGTGGCGCTCGCCGGCCAGCCGCTGTTTCGCACCGCCGTGCTTCAAGAATGA